A genomic stretch from Deinococcus multiflagellatus includes:
- the murA gene encoding UDP-N-acetylglucosamine 1-carboxyvinyltransferase — MQLTPLHLQGGRELRGEIAVQGSKNAALPIIVASLLSAEKVTLRGVPRLSDVHTILELLAHLGTQHVWVGPNDLELQTPHIVNTDAPYALVSKMRASFIVLGAILARAGEATVSMPGGCAWGPRPVDQHVKALRALGAEITEDGGNFTAVRHGSLGGHFIFELLTVGGTHNAILASVLGDGVVTLENASIDTDVVELIEFLNRMGADIQGAGTNTLTIRGVAALRGGEYTVIPDRIEAGTFMMLAAATRSCLTLTNVRPEHLRAVTGKLQEMGVSVMEGGQTLVVDARERTLKPVNITTQSYPGFPTDLQPQMSALLATVPGTSVVQDPVYPDRLTHVAELHRMGANITVSGYTQVIQGGQLHAAPVKAADLRAGAALFIAGLTCEGQTVIDGVQYLNRGYERLVERLRGVGAQVAQPDLALAMD, encoded by the coding sequence ATGCAACTGACCCCACTGCACCTTCAGGGAGGCCGCGAGCTGCGCGGCGAAATCGCCGTTCAGGGCAGCAAGAATGCTGCGCTGCCCATCATTGTTGCCAGCCTGCTCAGTGCCGAGAAGGTCACCCTGCGCGGCGTGCCGCGCCTGAGCGACGTTCACACCATTCTGGAGCTGCTCGCGCACCTGGGCACCCAGCACGTGTGGGTGGGGCCCAACGACCTGGAACTGCAGACCCCACACATCGTAAACACCGACGCCCCCTACGCCCTGGTGAGCAAGATGCGCGCCAGCTTTATCGTGCTGGGGGCCATTCTGGCCCGCGCTGGGGAAGCCACAGTGTCCATGCCCGGCGGCTGCGCCTGGGGCCCGCGCCCGGTGGACCAGCATGTCAAGGCCCTGCGCGCGCTGGGCGCCGAAATCACCGAGGACGGGGGGAACTTCACAGCGGTGCGCCACGGGAGCCTGGGCGGCCACTTCATTTTCGAGTTGCTGACCGTGGGCGGCACGCACAACGCGATTTTGGCCAGCGTGTTGGGTGACGGCGTGGTCACGCTGGAGAACGCCAGCATTGACACCGATGTGGTGGAGCTGATCGAGTTCCTGAACCGCATGGGTGCGGATATTCAGGGCGCGGGCACCAACACCCTGACCATCCGGGGCGTGGCGGCCCTGCGCGGCGGCGAATACACTGTGATCCCCGACCGCATTGAGGCCGGCACCTTCATGATGCTGGCCGCCGCCACCCGCAGCTGCCTGACCCTGACCAACGTGCGCCCCGAGCACCTGCGCGCGGTGACGGGCAAGCTGCAGGAAATGGGTGTGTCGGTGATGGAGGGTGGCCAGACGCTGGTGGTGGACGCCCGCGAGCGGACGCTGAAGCCCGTGAACATCACCACCCAGAGTTACCCCGGGTTCCCCACTGACCTGCAGCCGCAGATGAGCGCCCTGCTGGCCACCGTGCCCGGCACCAGCGTGGTGCAGGACCCCGTATATCCTGACCGCCTGACCCATGTGGCCGAACTGCACCGCATGGGCGCCAACATTACGGTCAGTGGGTACACGCAGGTGATCCAAGGTGGCCAGCTGCACGCGGCGCCCGTGAAGGCAGCGGACCTGCGCGCCGGCGCAGCCCTGTTTATCGCGGGCCTCACCTGCGAAGGGCAGACGGTCATTGACGGGGTGCAGTATCTCAACCGCGGCTACGAACGCCTCGTGGAGCGCCTGCGTGGCGTGGGCGCCCAGGTGGCCCAGCCCGATCTGGCCCTGGCCATGGATTGA
- a CDS encoding transcriptional regulator: protein MPKKERKRLQVVISDEQDALLTRTAYELSSPERLISKSEVVRLAIEKIARELGEGEHLEEYRAILDAEELGEEE, encoded by the coding sequence ATGCCCAAGAAGGAACGCAAACGGCTGCAAGTGGTCATCAGCGACGAGCAGGACGCCTTGCTGACCCGCACCGCCTATGAACTGTCCAGCCCCGAACGGCTGATTAGCAAGAGCGAGGTGGTGCGCCTGGCCATCGAGAAAATCGCCCGGGAACTCGGTGAGGGCGAACACCTGGAAGAGTACCGCGCCATTCTGGACGCCGAGGAGTTGGGCGAAGAGGAGTGA
- a CDS encoding type II secretion system F family protein produces MPVFEYRVRDRSGKVLKSQMEAETASQVRDALRAKNLMIVEIKPPKSGLNADLKIPFLDNRPPSLKQVAIFSKQLATLINAGVPLVQSLAILQKQIEHKGFQGVVKEMRTEVEAGTPLSETLVKHPKIFNRLFVNLVRAGETSGTLDTVLERIASFQEKELALRGKIKSALTYPVVVLVFAILITYFLLTTIVPKFAGILAQLNAPLPLITRVLMAVSDFLRHSGLIIFAIAAAVTFAYRAYYKTPKGRVIIDDIKLKIPIFGNLLQKSAISSFARTFGLLISSGVNIIESLEITKGTANNAIVEDSIENAKNVVMVGEQMSSSLATSKVFPPMVVSMISIGEETGSLDDMLSKVGDFYDREVDEAVDSMTAAIEPLMIVFLGGIVGVIVAGMFLPMFSIIGQLSQ; encoded by the coding sequence ATGCCCGTCTTTGAATACCGCGTGCGTGACCGCTCCGGCAAGGTGCTGAAGTCCCAGATGGAAGCCGAGACGGCCAGCCAGGTTCGTGACGCCCTGCGCGCCAAGAACCTGATGATCGTCGAGATCAAGCCGCCCAAGAGCGGCCTGAACGCTGACCTCAAGATTCCCTTCCTGGACAACCGGCCGCCCAGCCTCAAGCAGGTCGCCATCTTCAGCAAGCAGCTCGCCACGCTGATCAACGCGGGGGTGCCGCTGGTGCAGTCCCTGGCCATTTTGCAAAAGCAGATTGAGCACAAGGGCTTTCAGGGCGTCGTGAAAGAGATGCGCACCGAGGTGGAAGCGGGCACGCCGCTCAGTGAAACCCTGGTCAAGCATCCCAAGATTTTCAACCGCCTTTTTGTGAACCTGGTCCGTGCGGGGGAAACCAGCGGCACTTTGGACACGGTGCTGGAGCGCATCGCCAGCTTCCAGGAAAAAGAATTGGCCCTGCGGGGTAAAATCAAGAGCGCGCTGACCTATCCCGTGGTGGTGCTGGTGTTTGCCATCCTCATCACCTACTTCTTGCTCACCACCATTGTGCCCAAATTTGCGGGCATTCTGGCCCAGCTCAATGCGCCGCTCCCCCTGATTACCCGTGTGCTGATGGCTGTCTCGGATTTCCTCAGGCACTCTGGTTTGATCATTTTTGCCATAGCAGCGGCAGTCACGTTTGCTTATCGCGCTTATTATAAGACGCCCAAAGGACGAGTTATTATCGACGATATCAAGCTCAAGATCCCGATTTTTGGGAATCTGCTTCAAAAAAGTGCCATCAGTTCTTTTGCACGCACGTTTGGTCTTTTGATCAGCAGCGGCGTGAATATTATCGAGAGCCTGGAAATAACCAAAGGCACGGCGAACAATGCCATCGTTGAGGACAGCATTGAGAACGCCAAGAACGTCGTGATGGTGGGTGAGCAGATGAGTTCCAGCCTCGCGACCAGCAAGGTGTTCCCGCCCATGGTGGTCAGCATGATCAGTATTGGTGAGGAGACTGGCTCGCTGGATGACATGCTGAGCAAAGTTGGCGACTTCTATGACCGCGAAGTGGACGAAGCCGTGGACAGCATGACGGCCGCTATTGAGCCGCTGATGATCGTCTTCCTGGGCGGTATCGTCGGGGTGATCGTGGCGGGGATGTTCCTTCCGATGTTCAGCATCATCGGCCAGCTGAGCCAGTAA
- a CDS encoding L-threonylcarbamoyladenylate synthase, which translates to MTTVSPHDLQRAAQVLDAGGVVAYPSETVWGLAAHPQRPDGIRRLYDLKGRVADKPVQVSCASAEAARALAAPDIGFDDLAQALAPFWPGPLTAVLPASAACPPLLAPEGRVGIRVPDHPVALALLNAVGGVLATTSCNPSGEAPALTFAAALAMNLGDMVLPDGDVPCLGIPSTVLLLPEGRVLREGALPAQQVLARLERAPL; encoded by the coding sequence ATGACCACAGTTTCCCCCCACGATTTGCAGCGTGCCGCGCAGGTGCTGGACGCCGGCGGGGTGGTGGCCTACCCCAGCGAAACCGTCTGGGGCCTGGCCGCCCACCCGCAGCGCCCGGACGGCATTCGGCGCCTCTATGACCTGAAAGGCCGCGTGGCCGACAAGCCGGTGCAGGTGTCGTGTGCCTCCGCCGAGGCGGCGCGCGCGCTGGCCGCGCCCGATATTGGCTTTGATGACCTCGCCCAGGCACTGGCCCCCTTCTGGCCGGGGCCGCTGACGGCTGTGCTGCCCGCCAGCGCGGCGTGCCCTCCCCTGCTGGCCCCTGAAGGCCGGGTAGGGATCCGCGTGCCGGATCATCCGGTGGCGCTGGCGCTGCTGAACGCCGTGGGCGGGGTGCTGGCGACCACCAGTTGCAACCCCAGCGGCGAGGCCCCAGCCCTGACCTTTGCGGCTGCCCTGGCGATGAATCTGGGCGATATGGTGCTGCCTGACGGCGACGTGCCCTGCCTGGGAATCCCCAGCACGGTGCTGCTGCTGCCAGAAGGCCGGGTGCTGCGCGAGGGGGCCCTGCCGGCGCAGCAGGTGCTGGCGCGGCTGGAACGTGCGCCTCTGTGA
- the scpB gene encoding SMC-Scp complex subunit ScpB: protein MSDAPPLSALIGAALLAAGRPVSAGDLASVLGLPEEAARREVEAFSARLKKAGLGFEVEAVAGGYRFVVPPALASHLTPLLAPPPLPPLSSAALEVLAVIAYRQPVTRAEIEAMRGGSASTVVTLQERELVKVVGRADSVGQPLLYGTTERFLLDFGLTSLADLPPLDDTGFAHLLRS, encoded by the coding sequence GTGAGTGACGCGCCGCCCCTGAGCGCCCTGATCGGCGCGGCCCTGCTGGCCGCCGGGCGGCCGGTCAGCGCTGGGGACCTGGCCAGCGTCCTGGGCCTTCCTGAAGAGGCGGCGCGGCGCGAGGTCGAAGCCTTCAGCGCTCGCCTTAAGAAGGCGGGGCTGGGCTTTGAAGTGGAGGCCGTGGCAGGAGGCTACCGCTTTGTGGTGCCCCCGGCCCTGGCCAGCCACCTGACGCCGCTGCTGGCGCCGCCGCCCCTGCCGCCCCTGAGCAGCGCGGCGCTGGAGGTCCTGGCGGTGATCGCGTACCGCCAGCCGGTCACGCGCGCCGAGATTGAGGCGATGCGGGGCGGCAGTGCGAGTACCGTCGTGACCCTGCAGGAACGCGAACTGGTGAAGGTGGTGGGCCGGGCGGATTCGGTGGGCCAGCCCCTGCTGTACGGCACCACCGAACGTTTCTTGCTGGACTTCGGGCTGACCTCGCTGGCCGATCTGCCGCCGCTGGACGACACTGGATTCGCTCACCTGCTGAGGAGTTAA
- the trpS gene encoding tryptophan--tRNA ligase, protein MTTPTPTRPRILTGDRPTGRLHLGHLAGSLQGRVALQDTHDLFVLVADVQALTDHFDRPHTVHDHVPEVMLDYLAAGLDPAKVTFVLQSAVPQLAELTLYLLNLVTVSKLRQNPTVKTEIVQKGYGEAVPAGFFIYPAAQVADIVAFGAQVVPVGEDQQPMLELAREVVRRFNSLYGPTLTEPQAHLSAVSRLPGLDGGAKMGKSLGNAIYLSDTPEEVQRKVMGMYTDPGHLRASDPGRVEGNPVFTFLDAFDPDPARVAALKAHYRAGGLGDVTLKRHLIEVLEPLLAPMRARRATFAADPSAVMRLLQQGTARGRAEAACTLKRVRSALRLHEC, encoded by the coding sequence ATGACCACGCCCACCCCCACCCGCCCCCGCATCCTCACCGGCGACCGCCCCACCGGCCGCCTGCACCTGGGCCACCTCGCCGGCTCGCTCCAGGGGCGCGTGGCCCTCCAGGACACCCACGATCTGTTCGTCCTCGTAGCCGATGTCCAGGCCCTGACCGACCACTTTGACCGCCCGCACACCGTCCATGACCATGTACCCGAAGTCATGCTGGACTACCTCGCCGCCGGCCTGGACCCAGCGAAAGTGACCTTCGTGCTGCAATCGGCGGTGCCGCAACTGGCTGAACTCACCCTGTACCTGCTGAACCTCGTGACCGTCTCCAAGCTGCGCCAGAACCCCACCGTGAAAACCGAGATTGTCCAGAAGGGTTACGGGGAGGCGGTGCCGGCCGGCTTTTTCATCTATCCGGCGGCGCAGGTGGCCGACATCGTGGCCTTTGGCGCGCAGGTGGTGCCGGTGGGCGAGGACCAGCAGCCCATGTTGGAACTGGCGCGCGAGGTGGTACGGCGCTTCAACAGCCTGTATGGCCCCACGCTGACCGAACCCCAGGCCCATCTCTCGGCCGTGTCCCGCCTGCCCGGCCTGGACGGCGGCGCCAAGATGGGCAAGTCGCTGGGCAACGCCATCTATCTCTCGGACACCCCGGAGGAGGTGCAGCGCAAAGTGATGGGCATGTACACCGACCCCGGCCACCTGCGCGCCAGCGACCCGGGCCGGGTGGAAGGCAACCCGGTCTTCACCTTCCTGGACGCCTTCGATCCGGACCCGGCGCGGGTGGCCGCTCTGAAAGCCCACTACCGCGCCGGGGGCCTGGGCGACGTGACCCTCAAACGGCACCTGATTGAGGTGCTGGAACCCCTCCTGGCACCCATGCGGGCCCGCCGGGCCACCTTTGCAGCGGACCCCTCGGCCGTCATGCGCCTGCTCCAGCAGGGCACCGCCAGAGGTCGGGCCGAGGCGGCCTGCACCCTGAAGCGGGTGCGCTCCGCCCTGCGCTTACATGAGTGTTGA
- the tdh gene encoding L-threonine 3-dehydrogenase: protein MRALSKARPEEGIWMTEAEVPAPGPNDLLIRVKKGSICGTDVHIYKWDEWAQKTIPVPMVVGHEYVGVVAGMGSEVRGFQIGDRVSGEGHVTCGHCRNCRAGRRHLCRNTLGVGVNRPGSFAEYLVLPAFNAFKLPDDIPDDIAAIFDPFGNAVHTALSFDLVGEDVLITGAGPIGVMAAAVARHVGARHVVITDLNDYRLDLARRMGVTRAVNVGRESLQGVMTELGMTEGFDVGLEMSGSGPAFAQMVQAMNNGGKIALLGIPSGRVDIDWNAVIFKMLTIKGIYGREMFETWYKMAALIQSGLDLSPIITHHYGIADYQKGFDAMLSGQSGKVILNWE, encoded by the coding sequence ATGCGCGCCCTGAGCAAGGCCCGCCCCGAAGAAGGCATCTGGATGACCGAAGCCGAGGTGCCGGCCCCCGGTCCCAACGACCTGCTGATCCGGGTGAAAAAGGGCAGCATCTGCGGCACCGACGTGCACATTTACAAATGGGACGAGTGGGCCCAGAAGACCATTCCGGTGCCGATGGTGGTGGGCCACGAGTACGTGGGCGTGGTGGCGGGGATGGGCAGCGAGGTGCGCGGCTTCCAGATTGGCGACCGCGTGAGCGGCGAAGGCCACGTCACCTGCGGGCACTGCCGCAACTGCCGCGCCGGGCGCCGCCACCTGTGCCGCAACACCCTGGGCGTGGGCGTCAACCGCCCCGGCTCCTTTGCCGAGTACCTGGTGCTGCCGGCCTTTAACGCCTTCAAACTCCCCGACGACATCCCCGACGACATTGCCGCCATCTTCGACCCCTTTGGCAACGCGGTGCACACCGCCCTGAGCTTTGACCTGGTGGGCGAGGACGTGCTGATCACGGGGGCCGGGCCCATCGGCGTGATGGCGGCGGCCGTGGCCCGGCATGTGGGCGCGCGCCATGTGGTGATCACCGATCTGAACGACTACCGCCTGGACCTCGCCCGCCGCATGGGCGTGACCCGCGCCGTGAACGTGGGCCGCGAATCCCTGCAAGGCGTGATGACTGAGCTGGGCATGACCGAGGGCTTCGATGTGGGCCTGGAAATGAGCGGCTCTGGCCCCGCCTTCGCCCAGATGGTGCAGGCCATGAACAACGGCGGCAAGATTGCCCTGCTGGGCATTCCCAGTGGCCGCGTGGACATTGACTGGAACGCCGTGATCTTCAAGATGCTGACCATCAAGGGCATCTACGGCCGCGAGATGTTCGAGACGTGGTACAAGATGGCCGCCCTGATTCAGTCCGGCCTGGACCTGAGCCCCATTATCACCCACCACTACGGCATCGCCGACTACCAGAAAGGCTTTGACGCCATGCTGAGTGGGCAGAGTGGCAAAGTGATTCTGAACTGGGAATAA
- a CDS encoding uracil-DNA glycosylase, with amino-acid sequence MTQSAAQQFKSTRSGRLVVPGWMNLLPGKPDAVEVQLDVVPEDLGRTHASLLIEYWATPDDLTLQSVLPIRAFSAAQDGWCAIVPAAGRVLVRAIDPEPTPPVLASHWINVDPATVPGTTVHVRVAFPAQPSPVQNLLNPGRA; translated from the coding sequence ATGACCCAAAGCGCAGCGCAGCAGTTTAAAAGCACCCGCAGCGGTCGCCTCGTGGTGCCCGGCTGGATGAATCTCCTTCCCGGCAAGCCCGACGCCGTGGAGGTGCAGCTGGACGTGGTGCCCGAGGACCTGGGCCGCACCCACGCCAGCCTGCTTATTGAATACTGGGCCACCCCCGACGACCTGACCCTGCAGAGCGTGCTGCCCATCCGGGCCTTTAGCGCCGCGCAGGACGGCTGGTGCGCCATCGTCCCGGCGGCTGGCCGCGTGCTGGTGCGCGCCATTGACCCCGAGCCCACGCCCCCGGTCCTGGCCAGCCACTGGATCAACGTGGACCCGGCCACCGTGCCCGGCACCACCGTGCATGTGCGGGTGGCCTTTCCGGCCCAGCCCAGCCCGGTGCAAAACCTGCTCAACCCTGGGCGGGCGTAA
- the murJ gene encoding murein biosynthesis integral membrane protein MurJ — MSLPPSGPPPAPPEINLSFEDAGPPAAPPPAPPRRSLRANTIIVMLGTLGSRLSGILRQQIINLFDERLTDAFTVAVKVPNLLRELLAEGALVNSFIPVYKSLDTQGRRALAQTFSGVMIAVNLLLMALGILAAPLVVDLLLSGTSNVDREVAVYMTRLVMPFLMLISLSSVAMGLLNADEHFRESSFAPIAFNLASIAALALLPDTATWLGVGWLLGGVAQLVVQLPALHRFGLLPIPRLGGHPALGRVLRQMAPFTLTAGARQLLNVYVTSLLTNVQQFPKGTATGYANAEALFTMVNGLFVVSPVLAVFPRFSQAAADRDWALFRQLTAQTIRTTTFLAAPMSALLVALAPYAVSLMNLKVPAGPEALDKFAAGSGILTGWALALVPWALVTVLLRTFYARERTREAVTVSALGFVLEVALYRLLVPPLGLSGFGLSTTISGVLMTGALLYLYRRDVGFPGREVAGHLARVLPLAALAGAAAWLLAKVLPAPGFFVQGVLGLAVAGGAGLALYLAGALALKLPEVGAVTRRLRR; from the coding sequence GTGAGTCTTCCGCCCTCCGGCCCGCCGCCTGCCCCTCCCGAAATCAACCTGTCGTTCGAAGACGCCGGGCCGCCCGCCGCGCCCCCACCCGCGCCGCCCCGGCGCTCGCTGCGGGCCAACACCATCATCGTGATGCTGGGCACGCTGGGCTCGCGGCTCTCGGGCATTCTGCGCCAGCAGATCATCAACCTTTTCGACGAGCGCCTGACTGACGCCTTTACCGTGGCGGTCAAGGTGCCCAACCTGCTGCGCGAACTATTGGCCGAAGGGGCGCTGGTCAATTCGTTTATTCCGGTCTACAAATCGCTGGACACCCAGGGGCGGCGGGCACTGGCGCAGACCTTCAGCGGCGTGATGATCGCGGTGAACCTGCTGCTGATGGCGCTGGGCATTCTGGCCGCGCCATTGGTGGTGGACCTGCTGCTCTCGGGCACCTCGAACGTGGACCGCGAGGTGGCGGTCTACATGACGCGGCTGGTGATGCCCTTTCTGATGCTGATCAGCCTGTCCAGCGTGGCGATGGGCCTGCTGAACGCCGACGAGCACTTCCGGGAAAGCAGTTTCGCGCCCATCGCCTTTAACCTTGCCAGCATTGCGGCGCTGGCCCTGCTGCCCGACACCGCCACCTGGCTGGGGGTGGGCTGGCTGCTGGGCGGGGTGGCGCAGCTGGTGGTGCAGCTGCCGGCCCTGCACCGCTTTGGGCTGCTGCCCATTCCCCGGCTGGGCGGGCACCCGGCGCTGGGGCGGGTGCTGCGGCAGATGGCGCCCTTTACCCTCACGGCCGGCGCGCGGCAGCTTCTGAACGTCTACGTGACCAGCCTGCTCACCAACGTGCAGCAGTTTCCCAAGGGAACGGCCACGGGCTACGCCAACGCCGAGGCGCTGTTCACGATGGTCAACGGCCTCTTTGTGGTCTCCCCCGTGCTGGCAGTGTTTCCGCGCTTTTCGCAGGCGGCGGCCGACCGCGACTGGGCCCTGTTCCGGCAGCTGACTGCCCAGACGATCCGCACCACCACCTTTCTGGCCGCGCCCATGAGCGCGCTGCTGGTGGCCCTGGCACCCTACGCAGTCAGCCTGATGAACCTGAAGGTGCCCGCCGGACCCGAGGCGCTGGACAAGTTCGCCGCTGGCAGCGGCATCCTGACCGGCTGGGCGCTGGCGCTGGTGCCCTGGGCGCTGGTGACGGTGCTGCTGCGCACCTTCTACGCCCGCGAACGCACCCGCGAGGCAGTCACCGTGAGCGCCCTGGGCTTTGTGCTGGAGGTGGCGCTCTACCGCCTGCTGGTGCCGCCACTGGGCTTAAGCGGCTTTGGCCTGAGCACCACGATCAGCGGCGTGCTGATGACGGGCGCCCTGCTGTACCTGTACCGCCGCGACGTGGGCTTTCCGGGGCGCGAAGTGGCTGGCCACCTGGCGCGCGTGTTGCCCCTGGCGGCGCTGGCGGGTGCGGCGGCGTGGCTCCTGGCCAAGGTGCTCCCCGCCCCCGGCTTTTTCGTGCAGGGGGTCCTGGGGCTGGCGGTGGCTGGCGGCGCAGGCCTGGCCCTCTATCTGGCCGGCGCCTTGGCCCTGAAACTGCCCGAGGTCGGAGCGGTCACGCGGCGACTAAGGCGGTAA
- a CDS encoding YdcF family protein has protein sequence MRSRGATVFFLPLAVVGALLGAFLVAPRLSAPAPAQPHPTLVVLGAAQYAGHPSPAFQRRLDHALKLYRAGGVRTVVVTGGRRPGDPYTEGGVGTAYLAGQGLPARALVAEERSRTTIENLRGARLSLPPGTPVTLVTDEAHAPRALAMARALGLEANVSPSPLSPQVSRLYLLRERLALLGYALLGV, from the coding sequence ATGCGCTCGCGGGGTGCCACCGTCTTCTTTCTGCCCCTGGCCGTGGTGGGGGCCCTGCTGGGCGCGTTTCTGGTTGCGCCGCGTCTGTCGGCCCCCGCCCCCGCCCAGCCCCACCCCACGCTGGTGGTGCTGGGCGCCGCCCAGTACGCCGGGCACCCCAGCCCCGCCTTTCAGCGCCGCCTGGACCACGCCCTGAAGCTCTACCGCGCCGGCGGCGTGCGCACCGTGGTGGTCACGGGTGGGCGCCGCCCCGGTGATCCCTACACCGAAGGCGGCGTGGGCACCGCGTATCTGGCCGGCCAGGGCCTGCCCGCCCGCGCCCTGGTGGCCGAGGAGCGCAGCCGCACCACCATTGAAAACCTGCGCGGTGCCCGCCTGAGCCTGCCCCCCGGCACCCCCGTGACCCTGGTCACCGACGAAGCCCACGCCCCCCGCGCCCTGGCCATGGCGCGCGCCCTGGGCCTGGAGGCCAACGTGAGCCCCAGCCCCCTGAGCCCCCAGGTGAGCCGCCTGTACCTGCTGCGCGAGCGCCTGGCGCTGCTGGGGTATGCGCTGCTGGGGGTGTGA